In the Rhododendron vialii isolate Sample 1 chromosome 2a, ASM3025357v1 genome, GGTTTACCATACACATACATGTGGTAGCTATGCTCGGTATTGTCGACTAAGTGATTTCACTCGTGATTGTGATTCCGCAGCTCCTTTTAAGAAAATCAAGGCGGCCAAACGGGATCCAGATTCGGATGAAGCTTTACAGGCACTCGATGCACTTGCCAACCTAGCCATCCAAGAAGAGGGCGAGAACCTACCAGAATCCTCACAGGCCACAACAACAAAGCACCCGCGCCACAGACCCGGATGCACATGCATCGTTTGCATTCAACCCCCAAGTGGAAAGGGCCCAAAGCACGAACAAACCTGTACCTGTAACATCTGTTCAATGGTGAGGCGCCGTTTCCAAACCCTAATGTCTCGGCGCGAGAAGAAACAATCGGAGAAAGAAGCAGAAAAAACCGCTCTTCAATATCCGGAACAAAATCCCGAGTTTCCTCTTATGTTTCCGGATGACGAGGAATTCCAGCTGTGTACTGTAAGTCCAGTCGAAAAAACAGTAAACCTCGCTTCACCGTTGAAAGGCAACATTATTGACCTGAATATACAGCCGGAGAGAGATGATGAAGTGTCATCTGGTTCGGATTCCGGTGGGATGATGAGGTTGGTTCAAGATGCTACTGAGAGGTACCTCAGGCAGCAGAGATTGTCGAGCTCTAGGAATGGGAATTTAGGCGGCGAACAGACACTGCTTAGCGGGGTTTTACCTTTGGGTACAAATGCATCAGCATCTACATCAGTCACTGAGCGGTAATAGGCGAGACCTATGTTATGAAGATGGGAATACCATTTCGTTGTATATTTATTCGCATTGGCTTTGTGCAGTTGCAAATCTGTACATAAGGAAGAGGACAGGTAGGAGATGGACCGTATGGTGTAGGAACCTATAGTTTTGCTGATTTATGTATGGCATTTTCATCCTCCTATCTGTAGTAATAGAAGTGGAAACCATTGTTGCAATGGAGGGAAAGATGGTAATGTGTCTGACTGGGTAGTGGGTTGAAGCTATTCATTTCTCTTTGTTGGAGCTCACCTTGCTGCCTTTAGGTTTATAAGATGTAACTAAGATATATGGatgtttttgttcattttactTTGGTCAATTGACTTGAATAGAAATCGATTTTAGGTAatttgtgctctctctctctctctctcaaaataccaACTTTTGTCAATGAATTCAAATTTTACCAATGGTCCCCAAAATATTAGAGAATTGTCAATTTGATCCCCAACATACAAATCAtgtctattttttttgatccgcaaatcATGTCTATTGCATCCCCAATTTTTACAATGTACGTTTAAATGATTCCCGGAGCTACCTCCGTCCGCATTTACAGTCAACTACAAGGGCATTGTTGTCAaacccctctttttttttaccaatggTCCTCATCATATTAgcaaaatgtcaatttggtcctcAACAtacaaatcattttcttttacacCCAGAGATTGTATCTATAACATATACAAAGCCGCTAAAGCCTGCATGACAAAGAGAAGAGGTTAATGGCTATACTTAAAAATGGCCATCTACTCATCTCTATGGTAacgaaagaaaaaaggaagaaaaaagtaaCACGGGTAAAGAAAGAAGTACCCTAAACAAGGTAATTCGAAAACCACAAAGCATGAATTCAAAAGCTCATAATGAAGAGCTTTATGAGATTAAAGGACTATTGACAATTACCAGcaacaatgaaattttggatACGTGCAACAGTAGTCCCTTCTGAATGATATCTATGATTCTACTCTACCAAGTCGTGGCAAACGCAATACACTGTTTATCATTGCCTTTGAAACAAAACGACCATGTTCGTTCCACTTATTTACAAGCTCACACAAACCAGTCAAGTCCCAGAACTGGGCAATGCCGCGATGGAAGAGTTGTAGGACGACTCCAAATCAAAAAGAAGTTAACGAACCTGCTGCTTTGTCAACTCATCCACTGCTCCCATCTTAGACAGGCTGGCAATCCACTCCTTCATCTTTGTCTTCCCCTCAAAATCAGAGGGCAAAATggcaaagcttgttgagtgAGGATAAAAGATCCGAAAGCAACGGGTGGACCTGGTCAACCGCGATCATATTCATTTGTAACGCGTGGGAAGCtgcttactatttatcaaagaATGACTCCAGGTCTTCCGGGAATGATTTATGTCGCAGATGCAACAATGCCAGGgaagaagacaattttattaTGTTGACAATTTTATTTATCTCCCCAATGGCACTCAAAGGTCCACTCTTAACAAGTAGTGCGTACATACTATAATATTTTTAAGCGAATAGAAAAGTACTCATCGAAAGCATCTGGCAAGGGTTAAGGTTGAAAAATCGaactaaaatattttccttccgTTGAATTTGTGATGCAATTTAACCCCTGATTATAATCGTTGTTGTAACTTGTAAAGCAACCGAAGTCCAACCAGTTTTTTTCTAATAGAACCAATTAGAACTTCGCTTGTTTGGCATTGAAAATTGTAATTAACATTCACCTTTGACTTAATCTTTATTAAAACCTAAATAGTTCAAAGTCAGCCCTCATTCCATAAGCAACCAGACACGGCTTACCATGAAAGCCTATTCTGCGGGTGGCAAAGTGAGCGCCTTGCTTGGCTTTTTGACCGTCTCTTGCAGGCTCCCGTGATTATCGAATCTTTGAAACCagtcctctttttttttatcaacaaaagtaacattttattaatgaTAGAAAAAGGGATTTCAATTGAGAATTGTGAAAAATACAGCTTGtgggacaaagcccaaaacaACACCTGAAGGCCTAAAGTGCCCAGATAAAAACAATACAGCTCAAACATCCTAAAagccaaaaatgtcaaaaattaaCAATGAAGCCCAGctcaaagaaaatccaaaacctaGCCCTAAGAAGACTGCCCTTCCGAAACAAATAGAAACATCCAAGCCACCGCTGGCCACCCCTTCGGAGATGCCTCCCGGAACCCAAACATACTAACACTGCTACATATGCTACCCTTGCCTTTAGGCGAGAACCGGGCCATCCAACAACAACCACGACAGGAGCCACGCCAACCACACCATCGAAAAACTCAACAGAAAACCGACCGGGCTTTCACAGGCTAATTTGGGCATACACGATGGTAGTGGGTCAAAAAAATAgaggggagaaagagaagaCAAGGAAATCGAAAACCATAGCTGTCATCTTTCAACCATTTAAACCAGAGGTACACTGGTACTGATTCGGTCTGGAGTCAGATGAGGTAAACCTTAGGCTATATATGCCAGACATGAAAGAGTTGTTAATTTGATTCAGTTGGTAGTCCGCCTGGCTTGGTAGCTTAATTTAGACACTTTTGTCAGTTGTGTAGTGTAGTATAAGTGGATCTCTCAAAGGCATAAGTTGACATAATTAGTCATCCCTtgttcggtcttttttttttctttgcgaAGCGATGAAGCACAGTTGCGTGATTCTCCATAGCCCCTCTCTGGGCTTTTAGTACAAAGCACAAGCCCCTGATTTGGAAGCTTTGTGTGAAATTTCATGAAGAAACAAAAGTGTGCGACTTCAAGCGCATATATGTATCGACTTAATCACTCTAATGGTCTAGTCGACCGAACAAGGAACCATGCGAGCTGGTTAGATCGGTTAGTTAGCCGGCAAGGGAGAAAGAACCTCTAAAATCCTCATAAGAATGAACCTCCTAACACCTTCATTTATACTCGTATGTAAATGAGTTCTTACTCTATGCATGGTTTGCTTAAATTTAAGAAGAAACTCAAAACTTTCAAGGTcatttttggcttttaaatcAACTGGTCCATAATATtgtcaaattttatttatcttcCCAATAATGGTAATCAACGTCAACTCTCGATAAGTGGAACTTtatcataatattttaggtgaatAGGAAAGCACTAACCGGAAGCATCTTACAAGGGTTAAGGTTTATAtgtgctgttcaaaaaaaaaaaaaaaaacgtttaaATCATGAGCTAAAATGTTTTCCCCCATGACACGTAGCATAAGTAGTGACACTATTTAACCCCATTATTATAATCGTTGGTGTAACTTGTAAAACAACTGAAGTTTATTTATATCTCCAATAATGGCAATCAAGGCCAACTCTCAACAAGTGGTACCATATCATAATATATTAGGCAAATAAGTACTAACTGAAAGTATCTAGCAGGGGCTAAGgttgaaaaaatagaaataaaatattttccctcAATGATGCTATTTAACCCCACAATCATATTCGTTGGCGTTACTTGCAAAACAATTGCCATGTAACTTATTTTCTACTAGAGCCAACCAATTTGAACTTCGCATGTTTGGGAATTGAAAATTGTAGTTAGCAGTCGCTTTCGAAAAATTTCAGCAATCATGTCGCGAACATAAGCCTTCTCGAGCTTCTCTATGGCTTTGATGATGGCAAAGAGCTCTGCAAATACATAAGCAGACCTTAACTTGCATACTTATATTTACAGATCCCTATGCTGAATACAGAGCCAGAAGCAAGGGGATTTAGAGCATGCCCAATCCAAAAGGCCTTTTTGGCCATCCAAAATGCCGAATTTGCGCATGCTACAATGGTTCAAAATGTCAAAATGTGGCAACCAGGCTCCAAATTTGTGTAACTATATTTCTTTTATCTTCACAAAAAACCAAATACAAATAGCATCGTGGGCTCGCCACAAGAGAGGAGGAACAAAATCTCCTTCCAAGATTTGACAATGGCCAAAGTTTGTGCCTGATTTTGCCAAGACTTTGGCCACCAGTTTGGTGATACATTGGAGAGCACCAAAAATAGGTGATGGCACATCCACTTATACTTTGGCCCCAAGCTTAGCATTGGATTTCTATTGAGAAAAACTGGCTTCCAGATCAGATCAGCATGGGTTTTATGTAAGCTGTTCAAGAGAGTCGAACTGTGAAACAGAACACACGCGATTATGTATGCAGAGCAGACATTCTTCCAAATTACATATGCCCTGCATGTGTCTAGATTATTTGTCCAAAATATAATACTCCATAGGAAGCACCTAGCATAATGTATGAGatgaatgaaaacaaaacaaacaaatcaggGCAATTTGATTGAAGGAAAGATCGAAAACCTACGTCAAAACTTAGGCTTACTAAACAAAAGTACCATATCTACTTGCACTAATTTCAAAACCAGTcaaccaacaaaagaaaaacccaaGTCGATCTCCAAGTCCATCACCTAAAGAACTCTCATCAGGAACTAACCGACCGCCACCTCAGTCCCTTTTTATTGGGCTTAGAATCAGGTACCGGAAGCGGTTTAGGTTGCTTCGCTGGTGGTGGCTCTTGCCACTTTTCAATCTTTCTATGAATCACATCGCGAAAGGCTCTCCCTGCAGTCTTCCCAGTTGGATCTACTTTGTTAGAATCAAAACGTGCCGCCAGCGTCGATTTTGCAGACACTAGCCGGCAGGCACGCATCCTTAGAAAAGGGGGTGTACTCTGAAAAATCTCTGCTTGTTCAATATAGCCCACACGACACTGGGATGTTACAGTAGAAAAACCTgccaacttcttcttcttagcaCCAAGGCACTGGACATTGCAACCAGGCATCTCAGCCAATGCCGATAGACCACCAGCAGTCCCCATAAGTTTCGCCGCAACTGCACTCCCAACAATAGCGGAGAGATTCGGTGCAATATGTCCCATCCTACTCTCCACACAATCAAGCAACTTTTTCTTTGACgaatcaagagcaagagcacGATCACACGCGTCAATTGTCTTTCTTAGGACTTCCTTTGCAAGTGCTTTACCGCTAGTGGTTGAAGCCGCAATGGAAACCACCATGATAATGGCAGACGGTACAAGGCCTTCCAAATCGACAACGGTCAAGTCCATCTGATTGCCGATCCTTTTAACCACTCGAGCATAATCAATAGGGTGATGAACAAGTGATTTGAGCTCGGGAAATTTCAATCGATACCCGTCTCGGATAAAATTATGGATGATGACAATCTCATTCTCAATGGCAACTAACAATGCATCGCAGTCTATTACTAGCTGGTACTCGGGATCGTCTTCAAGAACTGCGCCATTCTTCGACATATCAAAGCCCTTTTCAAGGAAATCTTCAACTTTCAGCATTGTATCAATGTACCGCCGGGTTTTCTGCAACTTAGAGACACCGTCTATATCATCGTAATTAAAGTTTTCTAAATCAGCCATGTCGCCACCATCAGCCATCGTGCTTCCAAGGGCGATTCCTGCTCGATTTTGGGCAGGTTCTGAATCGTCTTGTTAGAAAAGTAGAATCGCCAAGAACCTAGCTTTCGTTCACATTCTAAAACATGGTCCTAACTTGTCTTTATATAGGCTAAACAACTTGGTGACCAATAAACCTAAACAAACTTGCATGACAAGGAAACCTAGACTAACTAGGAAATACGGATATTAACCAGCcaggaaacataataaaaacaaCGGTTTTGCCAACGGGCGCAACGACAtgggcggagctatgttggggcccgaCTCCCTAAGCGTCcgagtttcaaaatttttattttgtatattcttgattttgaatattattgataactAGCGTATGGGCACGATTCGAACAGTCAGCACACGGAAACAAATACTGAATTCGCGTGCAATATACGGCTCAAACAATCACAACACGCAAATTAATACTGAACTTGCGTGCAATATACCAACTCGTGTCCAAAACAAATTCTACTATGCTACAAACAATAACGCAACATATCCATTGATAAACATcataatcttaatgaaaagGAATTGGGTAAcaaatatgcaaaaaataatggaaaaaCTCACCTCGGTGGTTTCGATGAAGTAGATTTTggtggtggtattgaacttctCAAGAGAGATAGAGGAGGGGAGAGGTAGagaaagtaaagaagaagaatgtaaAAATCATATGAATGATGTatagaaaattatattttcgGTGATTTTCATGATGTACGTTTGATAGCCTAGAAATAGGAAGGGAGGATGCTACGGATACCGACCCAAGCACACAAATAGTACTTACAGACCGTTTGCGGGGCCCACTTCGGACCCGCatgaatgatccgagccgttcaataatttttaaataaaaactgagtgggtttgtgaaaaattagctccatcCGATATGTAtaagtgttcgatccaatcttctcatttttcatccaatctttccaattttttttcgatttttcaaaaatggaaaaatttgatcaaacacttacacatatcagatggagctaatttttcatgGGCCCACTCgttgttttttaaattattgaacgggtAGGATCATCCGTGTGGGGCCAGGAGTGGGCCCCGTGTACTGTCAGTGGCCATGGTCGGTGTGCTCGGGTCGGTATCCATAGAGTTTTCGAATAGGAAAAGAATGTGCTTTGATTTCGGTGATCTCGGTGGCTTTAATTTCGGTTTTGTACAAAGATTATATAtgattttggttttcatttgaaTAATGCCTTAATGGGTGGTTTTGAATACAATAACTTAATTAATGAGAGTAATttatgggaagagagagagagcttcatTCCTTTGATCCAACGAGTATAACCTTATCACTAACTACGATCGAACGGCTGTAGATGCATTTATGTTTGTATGCCCcgacatttttaaagaaaaccgctctgttttataatatagattattcgtgtatagctacttataatcttaataattttggttcgatttgataaaaaaactaattattttacattctcatttctcaatttcattcataaataataaaaaatacgcaaaaaccttatgatataataagtatacgtttcgataaaaaataaatgtctTCTAACCCGGCCCCCGGAGTCAAAATCCTGGTTCCGCCACTGCGCAACAAGGCGCCGGGTAAAAGTATAAATAGGAAATTTCTTCACTGAGACTTTTCATCTTCAAAGCTTCTTTGAGAGCTAAAACATCACCTTGGACTCATCTTTTTTTGACTGATCCTTGCATAGAATTCTAGATTTTCCATCACTTAAAACTCTTGGAAAATTACAAATTATCATTGCTGACACAAtgtgggtaaaaaaaaaacccaaaaaaaaaaaacaaaagaaagataaaaattggagagtgattttgtcactcccattttgttaatgtcattccCCTTTGTGTCTATATAAGATGATTTATTTTACGAGAGAAGAtaagtgacgttaacaaaaagggaagtgataaaatcaattccctaaaaaTTACCCTATATCGAAACTCAAACTTGCTAAACAAAAATTCCACATCAACGAACCTTTAGAATCtcaataagggaaaaaaaaaaaacccaagacatgcctttaaaaaaaaacatgaaattcgTCTCTGGTTTTACTAATAAAATCAATGATGCATGTACAAGAATATGGATATAGAATATGGTTAATTGATGCAGCGGAAGCTAATTGAAACACAAAACTACTAAATTGAGTCCGaatccgttgattcgtaacgaatacccggaaatcgaaatccttctctaaacctgtttagtcaaagaatacccagaaataaaggcatcaaacactttgttgattccgtagaataccaaagaatttgacataaaagagaacaatctttataatttcattaatcatcaaaaactcCATAGCTACTCTAAGGCTTATAACTCAATTTATAACAATGTGGAAATACTGAAATGGAAATAAAAAGATTGCCAAGAAATCTAATTCTTGGAGAATAAGAAATTAACGAAAATAGAAAAAGCAAATCAAAGCAAATTAGGGAACTAATTATTCTATGCTACCTatctaaaattataaaattcctAATAAAACagtaaactcaaaataatatgtaattaatataatatttttagtATTACGACTGCATCATTAATTTATGTAGGCAGATGGAGGGGGAgatctgttgttgcgagttgtccaaaaagcaaattggaggtcTTCGTCTGGACCTGTGGGAACTTGTCTGATATTTTGTTGCCAATAGGGTATATttccaaaaaagtagggtatgTAGGCAGAtggagtgctggtaaataccaccaagagatgttgcattcagcgtcaatctttttttgtctgaagtaatcttgttgtctcatttcccaatgttcaggaagggaattgagaaaggcttgcttgagattgatatcatccatgccgttgagaagaaaatctctgagacatacagTCATAATGAATCTCtagatctttccttttgaatgaacaatacttcatgctgagatattcttaTCGAACAAACAGAGGggcgagagagaggaggagaaggacTTACGAAGAGCGGAAACGCAGGGTTgcggacagagagagagagagtttgcgGACGGAGCGGTTGCTTATGGAGTTGCCAGAGAATACGGAGTCCGGTTGCTCTCCAATTCCTCAAATTCTCCATCCAAAGGTGAGTGAGGATTAATCTATTAACTaatctatttctttctttctcaatTTTAACCCAATTATAACCCCACTGATATCCAATGCCAACTAAACAAAGCCTAGGCTACGTTTCCCAGCGAAGGATggtaaactctctctctctctctctctctctctctctctcagtaaaTACATACGTGATGAATCTTTGTACTGCTGTTAGGTTTTCAGTCTTCCAGAAATACAGTATAGAATCTACACAAACAATCATGTTCTAACCTGATCACTATTTCTGATTTTCTGTATTTCTAGATGTAAAGATAGAAGATTTAGGCGTTAAATTTATTGTTTCTCTACAATTCGAATGATTTTCTGTGTTACCCAAGAAGACGACTCCATGATGACTTTAAGAAGCACCAGTGTTACATTAGACTCGGATTTAATTGCATAAGAATTCAGTTGATTTGATAAGAAAAAATGGTAATTTGTTGCAAATTGGTCTTTGTTTTATTGCGGGGGAACGTCGGTAAGGGGAGACAACTGTTGGGTGCATATTTTCTGCATCCAATAACACAAACCAATGGCTAATTGGTTGAGCCTCGGGTACTTCTTTTGAAAGATAGAGGTTAGATTTATCTTTTCTCTAACAGAAATGCTAGTTGGTAGTTACTAGTTATTTACTAAGCTCGATATGCCTACTGGAAATCCTCGTATTGTCAAGTGGGTACTAGTATTGTTTCTCTTGCTATTGATTCGTAGTGCATTGGGGACTCCGTACCGTTCGATAATGGTTAATGCTTTGAGCCCATGCATGTGCCACATAGGTGGATCAATCACAACAGTAAGATGTTTTGTCTCGGGGTAAACTCATAGTTTCTTTCAATTCGATTAGCTTCTTGGATAACACTTGATTGAATGGAAAAAATATTGCAAGACTCTATGAAGACTTGAAAGTATAGGAAGTTGCAGAGTTACAACAGAACTCGGACTAAGAGGACATAAGAAATTATTCCACACAAAGAATTGCTGGATCGGTAATTTGTTGTATAGTTGGCTTGGGGGAAAATGGGGTAAGAGGGACAATTGTTGGGTGCATGTTTCCTTGAGAACCTGTCTTGTGAAAGAGTTAAGTTTGATATTTTCCCCGAACGGAGAAGGCTAGTTCCATATTATGCTTGATATACCTACCGAAAAGTCATGTGGGTACTAGAATTGTGTCTATTGACATTGGTTTCAATGGTGCTTTTTCTTCTGTCCATTGATAAATATATAATTTCTTGCGATTACTTGTTAAGTGATTACTGTCTATAGGTTTGCCCCATGAAGTCGTCTGACTTAATGCCTGGCTAGTATGCTTGAGGTTTAAATGACTATAGAGTCATTATGTAGCTTTATATCCATAATTGTTATTATTTGGAGGAGAAGACACCAGCTAACTACAGTTCTTTTTCTACAGTTTAATAAGATATATCTCTCAGGTACAATCATAATCTGCCATTACCCCAAAGGATTGTAGGGGACCtatgggtttttatttttgtgtgttctTGAAAGACTGATTGTCATATAGTGTGTTCTGATGAGGTGTTTGTGCTATCTTCTAGACTCGTTTCATATTTTGAGTTTACGGTGCATATATCAAAATACCTTTGTTTTATTGTCATGAAATATCAACTCGACTTGGCATTCAATCATTTGGAAAGATTGTTTTTCTCATATATTCTTATCCATCAGTTCCTACTTTTGTTGCTAGCTGAAGCACATATAAAAGGTTGATTTTGCCGAGGGGAAAAAGGAGAGTATAAAACCAGTAGTAGTGACAACATTAGAGAATGGTGAAACTCTTTGATTCTCACTGTCACCTCCAGGACCCAAGAATCTATGCCAAGGTCCCACAGCTGATTACAACTGCCCTTGAAACTGGTGTAGTTCATTTTGCTGTAAATGGGATCTCTGAAAAAGACTGGCATCTGGTGAAGCAAATGAGCAATCACTACCCTAGCGTAGTACCATGCTTTGGGCTCCACCCCTGGTTTGTTCCCGAAAGAACTCCCAATTGGTTCGCAACTTTGAAAGCATTCTTTGAGTCTACTCCCTCCGCTGCAGTTGGCGAAATTGGCTTGGACAAAGGTTCATATGGAAAGGAGATCGATTTTCAAGATCAAATAGAAGTTTTCAGAAAACAGCTTGAACTTGCCAAAGAGTTGAAAAGACCGGCATCCATCCATTGTGTTCGTGCCTTTGGTGATCTTCTTCAGATTATGAAATCCGTAGGGCCTTTTCCTCACGGCGTAATTTTGCATTCTTATATGGGGTCTGCTGAGATGGTTCCTGACTTTTCTCAACTTGGTGCTTACTTTTCGTTTTCTGGATTCCTAATGTTGATGAAAGAAAGCAAA is a window encoding:
- the LOC131311887 gene encoding U4/U6 small nuclear ribonucleoprotein Prp31 homolog encodes the protein MADGGDMADLENFNYDDIDGVSKLQKTRRYIDTMLKVEDFLEKGFDMSKNGAVLEDDPEYQLVIDCDALLVAIENEIVIIHNFIRDGYRLKFPELKSLVHHPIDYARVVKRIGNQMDLTVVDLEGLVPSAIIMVVSIAASTTSGKALAKEVLRKTIDACDRALALDSSKKKLLDCVESRMGHIAPNLSAIVGSAVAAKLMGTAGGLSALAEMPGCNVQCLGAKKKKLAGFSTVTSQCRVGYIEQAEIFQSTPPFLRMRACRLVSAKSTLAARFDSNKVDPTGKTAGRAFRDVIHRKIEKWQEPPPAKQPKPLPVPDSKPNKKGLRWRSVSS
- the LOC131311894 gene encoding uncharacterized protein LOC131311894 isoform X3, giving the protein MVKLFDSHCHLQDPRIYAKVPQLITTALETGVVHFAVNGISEKDWHLVKQMSNHYPSVVPCFGLHPWFVPERTPNWFATLKAFFESTPSAAVGEIGLDKGSYGKEIDFQDQIEVFRKQLELAKELKRPASIHCVRAFGDLLQIMKSVGPFPHGVILHSYMGSAEMVPDFSQLGAYFSFSGFLMLMKESKAKKMLKSVPSERILLETDAPDALPKSNGVDSLYPVEGDDSLNQSKDASATSDQPKETLNHPANIHNVLKYVSSLLEMREELLADLSYRNAIRLFSYEGSKVQLEGS
- the LOC131311894 gene encoding uncharacterized protein LOC131311894 isoform X1, yielding MVKLFDSHCHLQDPRIYAKVPQLITTALETGVVHFAVNGISEKDWHLVKQMSNHYPSVVPCFGLHPWFVPERTPNWFATLKAFFESTPSAAVGEIGLDKGSYGKEIDFQDQIEVFRKQLELAKELKRPASIHCVRAFGDLLQIMKSVGPFPHGVILHSYMGSAEMVPDFSQLGAYFSFSGFLMLMKESKAKKMLKSVPSERILLETDAPDALPKSNGVDSLYPVEGDDSLNQSKDASATSDQPKETLNHPANIHNVLKYVSSLLEMREELLADLSYRNAIRLFSYEGSKVQLEVLQRRGNTRHLEVDFIINKDTCINFLRSISGRW
- the LOC131311894 gene encoding uncharacterized protein LOC131311894 isoform X2, whose translation is MVKLFDSHCHLQDPRIYAKVPQLITTALETGVVHFAVNGISEKDWHLVKQMSNHYPSVVPCFGLHPWFVPERTPNWFATLKAFFESTPSAAVGEIGLDKGSYGKEIDFQDQIEVFRKQLELAKELKRPASIHCVRAFGDLLQIMKSVGPFPHGVILHSYMGSAEMVPDFSQLGAYFSFSGFLMLMKESKAKKMLKSVPSERILLETDAPDALPKSNGVDSLYPVEGDDSLNQSKDASATSDQPKETLNHPANIHNVLKYVSSLLEMREELLADLSYRNAIRLFSYEGSKVQLEVSRP